The genomic stretch TGAGCTTCAGTAGAAGAAATAAACCATCCGAGCGGTAGCATCAGCACAATGTCAAACGCCACTAAAGGCAGCGCTAGTCAAATGAGCTCGGTTGGGTTGCCTCCCCCTCCACGGGAAGCAAGCCATAGCCAGCAAgccagccggcggcgacggcgaccggccatctcccggccggtggcggcgatgtGGGGGGACGGCGCCAAAGAAACCAATCAATCAGGTGGCCGGACCAACCCGGCATATATTCCCAACCAACAGGAGATTGTTGACCTAGATCGCAGGTCTTAGCGGTTGGAATATAACGTTCGATCCGATGCATATAGATCGTGCTACTAAGTGTCCATCTTAATTCTTAATATAGTTTGATCTAGTTCTGAAATCTGAACTGAACCATTTTAGCATGCAATGATTGGCACCATCCCATCATTGTTTAAGAACTGCAACCTGCACTAACTTTTTTAATCTGAAGAAGGAAACGGAGGTCAGAGAAATTAGCATGGGAAGGAGTTAGATTGGAAATTGGAGCCTCAGAGCGTTCGCTACTAACTGCTGCTGATTCTTCAGTTACGATATGGTCCATGATTGGGTGTAACCCTAATGATCAGCTGGACATTCAGAGGATTCAGATGGTGACAACTTGACTGCTAGAACAGATTATTACTACTTTACTAGAAGTTTTTCGTACTGAGGAAGGGATAGTGTACGTTTTACAACCGAAAATCCTCAAATTTCGTCAGGagaaaacacacacaaaaaagatGATAAAAACTCTGCATTCAAGTGGTTGCACTGGTAAAGCTATCGCCATTGCCCATGTTGTTAGATTAACTCTTGAGTGAAGTAATATCGAGGGAACTGTTGCAGGTGCTCTGCCTTTTTCGTCGAGTAAAGACATTCAAGTGATTGAACAAGCATTTCTTCTCTCTTCATGTATAATCTGGTGAGATTTAAGACTCCAAGCCATGCTTGTGCtacactagctagctagctgaggTTCTCTTTAAGCCAACTATCAATAACATAAGCTGGTATAAGACCTAATCAGCATAAGAGTCAAGTGGCGTAAGAGTGGATCACAACTGTACAACCTACAAACTACAAGCCGTCCGATGAACTAACCTACAAAGGCAGTTTGTGGCTTCCTAAAAGGGGCCCCAGGAAGGCATGAACTGATGCAAGACTCCACCGAGAGACAAAGAAAAGCTGAACGGGAAATTAAGCTCCTCATTTTTGGAGTATGGTCATGTTTGGTTTGATCTTGGAAGGTCTTATCAAAATTTGGGCACTGCTTAGTTGCTAAGTCAGCTGCCAAACATTTTGGTGAAAGGAGTAAAAGACACCGCGTTTATTAGCAAGCTAGTTCGCTTTTGAGTTACATCTTTCTTTATCTTTCAGCTACAATTAACTTAACTTACACCTGAACAGAAAGCTTGCTATCCTCGTTTGTGCGTTTGTTACATTCCAAACTTCGGCTTACCTTTTCATGACTCATGAGCATCATTTTCTCAAACCATTTGGTGGGCACATGTGCATGTGCAAACTTGCTTTTTTTAAGAAGAAAATTTGTTGAGGTTATGTAAGCCTAAGAAGTGATCACCGAGTAAACTACTGTGCTGTTGTAAAAGTCACCCTAAAACCAAGTTAGTAAATAAATTTAAAAAGTAAAAATACAAAATCAGTCATTCAGTCCTCGCCAACAAGAGCCACGTTTACAGTTTAGGCTAGTCTCAGTGTACTTATGATCCTGGACAAAACCAAAGTATGCAAATTGAATCGCCCGCTCGAGATTTCGACCGATAATGATGAACCAGCAAACAACGGAAATTTCCCATCTGATCAACGGATATACAGACAGTAGTATATTGTTACAGGAAAaagcacccccccccccccaaNNNNNNNNNNNNNNNNNNNNNNNNNNNNNNNNNNNNNNNNNNNNNNNNNNNNNNNNNNNNNNNNNNNNNNNNNNNNNNNNNNNNNNNNNNNNNNNNNNNNTAGGGGGGACACTGGACAGATTCACAACAGGGTTCAGGTAAAGGTTAAGATAAACATACCCTACTTACAACCTATTGCTCCAGATTATCTCATCATATTATCTAGTTTCACCAACAAAACTTTTTGGAACTCTGCAATTAACAATCATTACCGAAACACAATTGCATATTGCCAGATTGCGATAAGCACTATCACTTGTGACAGTACAACACAACAATACGTGACTAAACCGGAATCGGCGTACAGATAGCACGTGAATTCTCAAAAACTAGAAACTGTCAAAACTGGATTTTCCAAAACACTTTCAAGGCTCAGGCATTTTGATAGTGGTGCAGCTTGTATAGTACAACTTTCCCACCAGCGTGTCCAACAGACAGAAAACCGCTGCCTGGACTAGGATAATTATGCACCGCGGGTAATGAAGGCTGAAACGAGGCCCTGGACTGCAAAAAAATTAATGTGAGCTGTCAGATTCTACAAGAAGCTTGCAAACAGTGTGATATTGATTGGGCCTTACCCTCAGTTCTAAATAAAAGCAAGCTGATGTTCCCATAACATCCAATCAGCTCTAATCCTACAAATTAAATTCAATTCAGTCTcgtcacaaaaaaaaattgcgctCTTTACGGATGGCTTGAAACAAACTGATGCATTACTTCAATAATCAACCTTTCAGTAAAGTAAATGTCACTGCCAATTCACTTATGCAATTATGCAACTTGTTAATAAAACTTTCAATCATCTTGCAGCATCACAAACTACCAACCACAATATTGTTGAAAATAAAATTCGCTGAGTAATGAGAACTCAGCGCTGCATCATTCTGTTATGCGTTACCTCTGATGATGGATTCCGATTCGACGGCGTGTTATCATCTTCTGAACTGAAATCTTCAGTGGCCTCAAGATGAAAGTCCAATTCCTCATGTCCAACTTCACCATTGCTATCCATTATGGGGCGGCAGCTGTTACCACACTCCTGCTTACCATAAAAAATTTAACCCTATCAGCTTTGAGCTACTGACAGTGGAAACAATAAGTTGTTACTTCATTGTGGGCTCTTTTTTATTAACAACCATAGGATAAATTTCATTTTTGTCAATCGAAAAGATGAGAAAATTAAAAGGATCCCCTACAAGAAAACAATGAATTTCAAACAAACAATCCACCAAAATTGACTGACGAAGGTTCCTTAATCACTGCTACACATTACAATTTCTACTTGTGCCATACCAAATCCCATAACGAGGGAGGGTAGGGGATAGATACATACCTGGATGCCGCCGCTGTCGTGGAACACCTAAGCTTTGATGTGCTGCCGCCCTCGCTCCGGTCGGCCTCATGGAAATGCGCCGCCGAAAGAGAAGACGATGAGGGATCAGGGAGAGGTGAggtggccgccgcctccactgTCGCAGAAGTCGGATGGGGGATGccgccggtggccgccgccgaaATCGGTCACGACTTGCCTCGGCGCGCTGAGCACAAATGGCGAGGGAGAGAAGGAGCCACCTTAGTTGCCTTTCAAATCGGATCGGGGGTGACGACcgcggaagccgccgccgccgccgcccgtcccccTGCGGTCGGCGGGATGGAGAACTGGCGAGAGGGAGAACGCGatgggggaaaaaaaaacgtCGAGGGGGAAGGCTTCTGGTCTGCTTCAGCTACCTGCTGGGTTTTGGACTGGACGGACCATGGGCAGCATTAGGGCACGGGTAGGGCCAGGCCCAACCAGGACCCAGACAAGATTAAAGGATAATTAATCAGCAGGCTGCTTTAATATTTGTGCAAATGTCTTGCGAAGGACCACCGGAGCACTTATCTTGGATTTAATGCCATGAAACTTCCCACTGAGCGCCATCTTAATTGCTGACTAATTAAACATGATCCCTAATTTTTCCCGCATTTCACAATCGCGGCCATCTTAATAAACTGATCCAGATCTCAAGTCTGAACCGAACCATTTTAGCGTACGTTGATTGGCACCACCCCACCATTGTTTAATGACTGCAACCTGCACCATGTTTTTAATCAAGAAAAAAGAGAATTAGAGATGGAGTTAGATTGGGAGTTGGGACTAGAACGTCGCGGTGGCCCTGTCTGAATTCTGAAAGCTGCAATAGTTGGGATCAAATCATCGAAGTCCAGAGAGGTGAGAGAGGACTACTTCACGATAGATGAAGTACTAGTGTACACCCTGAATTGTTCAGAGCGCTAACTGCTAATCATTCTTCAGTTGTGATATGGCTCATGATTAGAGGCGAGCCTAATGATCACctttgagatttggtggagtcAGATGGCGACCACTTGACAGCTAGAGCAAATTATTATTACTAGGTGTTTTCCGTGTCTGAGGACACTTGTTACGTTATTATTTATACGGCAAATTTTTTTCTATGACACCACCAACAATGATGGGCAACCATGCAATttcttcaaataaaaaacaaagaTGGTAAAACTCTGCACTCGAACTAAGCAAGAAATGTACTACCATCTTCCTTGTGTGAAAATAGTAAATGTACTACCATCTTCAGGTATAGATCTTGTAGTCTGCACTAGTTTATGCAGCAAGACAACCAAATCAGAAATCCAGTCTTATCGGGCGCCACTATCTATCATCTTGGAGGAGAAATTAAGCCTTGTAATCCGCTGTTGTTAATTGGAAAAAAGATAATACTGATGAACTGTTGCATGCACGATCAGATTAACTCTTGAGTGGAGAAATATGACTGCTGGCAAATCAAGTGATTGAACTAGCATTTCTTCGCTTATGTCTACGATGAGGCGTGAGATGAAGACTTCAAGTCATGTTTCTGCAACCACTAGTTAGATAGCTAACTGGGGCACTCTTTAAGCCAACCATCAGCACTCAGGAGTCAGGACACGAGCATATAGATTTTTTCTGTCCTGTCAGCATGTTGGGAAATAAGCTGCCATCATGCCATGTGGTTAGCTTCGGCATTAAAATAACACAAGCGGGTCCAAGACCTAGCAGCATAAAGAAATTCGACTGGCATGCATGAGAGCAGCTCACAACTGTACAACCTACAAGCTACAAACCGTCCGATGAGCTAACCTACAAAAGATACCTCTGCTTAATTCTTCCGAAAGGAGGTCTGATACGCTGCACTGATGCAAGACTCCACCAGGAGCCCTAGAGTACAAATGTACAATTAAAACTGAACGGGCAATTAAGCCCTTCATTTGTGGAGTATAAGTTGTATAACCATGTTTGGTTTGAAGCTTGTCTTATCAAAATTTCGTAACTTGTCTCTCTTTTCTCCCCTGAGAACTGATTGGTTGCTTACTTAGCCAGATGACAGAATTTCGGCAAAGAGATGCCTTGTTCAGACACTAGTTTGTTTTGGAGCCAGTATTAACCCTAAACCATTTAGGCTCATGTTTATGTAAAGCTTGCATTatagtttccaaaaaaaaactcTGCTGGGGTTATGTAAGCTTTCTTCGATCATCGAGTACTGTAAACTCTCAACCGAAGACGAAGGCCTAAGTTTAAAAGGCTAAAATAAAGCCCGGTCGTGGCCAACGGAAAGCCACGTTTACACATTACACACGGCGAGGGGGTCCTTATTAAACACGATCCCCCTTTTCCCGCGTTTCACACCTCGCTGGCCAACGCCAAAGCCCGTTACGGGCCGTCCAAGCGCACCCAACGCGCGACGTGGTCGGCCCGCCCACGGGCCCGTCATCCGCGACCCGATCGCGGCCATCCACGTGTCCCCGGGCGGGCATCTGCCGCGCGGGCCCCtgtctcgtcgccgtcgtccgtctccttccctccctctccgTCCGCCGCGCCTATAACTACGCCCCCGCGGCCACCCTCGCAAACGATCTGCCATTCCCATCGCGTCTTCCAATCACCAATCTTTTCGCCCAGACCGCACACGAAGTGAAATCCTCTGCTAAGTTCACAAGAAGATTCGGCGTTCCGGCGGCCGGAGTTTCCGCGATCAGGCAGCAGATGGGGAACTGTCTCGAGACGTCTCGTCGCGGTCGCTCCGGTGGCGGAGGTGGCTCCGTGCATTACTCCAAGACGAACCCCGTGTgggtggaggaggaagtggggaggaaggaggaggaggaggaggaggcgcgtaAGGGCGAGAGCGCGCCGGCAGCGGGGGCAGCGGCGACGGAGGTGAAGATCCGGATCACGAGGAAGCAGCTGGAGGAGCTGCTGCGGCGCGTAGAGGATGGCAAGGAAAGCGGCGACGGCGTGCCGGTCCGGGATGTCATCTCGGAGCTCCTGTACGTGGCCAGCACCAGCTCCAACTTCCGGCACAGGGATGAGGGGCAGTGGCGGCCGTCGCTGCAGAGCATACCCGAGTGAGATCGAATCCATCCAACCTGTTGCTGCATCTACAGCAACACTTCCAGCATGATGTCTTATCGTTGCCTCCTACAGTCCTATAATCCTATTGCGTTAATACTATCCTAGCAAGAGCATACTCCGTAGTATTCATTGGGTGTCCATTTGTTCAGGTCTTGGATCAAGACATGAGCTTGCGATAGGCTATGTAGAGAGTGAATTAAAACTTGTGCTTAGTTGAGTAGTGCatgtgaatttagcaactagtAGCTAGGAGTACATAGGAGGGCCTTTTCCATTGCTTGCGGTGTATGATTTTGGATATTGGGGTTGCACAATTGTGTACATAGTACTGTTGTTATATTCAGTTTGCTCCTGTGTCGGCTATCTTGGTTCTTCCAATATTTTCTGTTCTTAAACGAACACCTATTTCGACTAACAGAGGAATTTTCTGTTATGAAATCGTTCCATAGAAATTATCGCGTTCCAAACGGGCAAACTCGTGTTGTGTGTGTATTTCTGCTGTCATGCTGTGCCTCTCCTCTGTTTATGCTGTCTTAGGCATGTAGCACTTTGTAAAGCAAGTGGGGGCGGACGTGGCCGCCCAGCTGCGGTTGTGGAGGCTGGAGATGATGAGAGTGGTTGAGATGGTGAGCCTCCCACGCCTCGATCGGCTTCTCATATTTGGACGTGTTTGATTACTCCATCGTGCTCATCGCCTGCGGCTTAATTCCGACTATGTTCTGCACTgcagtttcttttttctttttgcgaaTTCATCTGACTTctccttttctatttctttttctttccccttttCCACTTGGAGAGATCTTCTGTCGAGTTCTTGCCAGCACGTTCAATTGCTTCTCCAAGTAATACTTGCTTTATAAAAAAGATAAAGCTGTGCTGACCACCAACATGCTCCTGTTCAAGGTGGTTAACTAATTAAGTTGTCCTAAAGTTCCTCCACCAAATTGTAATGGGTATGAAAATTATGTCTCGAGAGATTTAAGATGAGGTTTACTTTTGTTTTCCAACTGAGCTTCTGATCCACGCATGGCTTGAATAGTTCTGATCATTGGATCTCAGAACGTGTTGACTTTAAGGCAGGTCAATGGTTCAAATTTAGATCCAACAGTTGCCTGACACTTGAGACAATGAAGTCATTTCCATATCCATAAAAATAGGCATTTCCATAAGAACTACAAGTGAAGCAAAAACAGTTTATTTGTATGATCTGATAGATAAGATAACATCTATATTGTGCACAAACCACAAAGGCTTCACTGGTCTTCCAATTTGACGCCGCTTCACGCGAGACAGAAGAAGATGCCAGTCTGCCTTGCTTTCTGAATTCAAGGCCTCTGCAACCTTGATTCGATCAATGGCTCCACGAATATAACGACACCAGAAAATACACTATGCGCACAGAATCCTTCTGAACCATTGACTTGAGAAAATTGAATTACTAATATCTTGGTCCAAAATTCCACCCATGAATGGAGACCGGACTTCTCGCAGCTGGGATCGGCTCAATTGAACTTCAGTAGCCAGCATCCCATTGAAACATTCTGGGATCGGATATGATTGTGACGCAGTGAAATTGACAAGTTCTTCTAGTTGATCATGCGTTTGCTAGCTGGTTTCTGCTCAATGATCATTGTAATTTTATAACCACTGTCATATCAGACGACCTCACACAGGTCACTTGATCGAAGATCGTTGCCTACTTTAACATTTCTCTCCAAGACTAAGTCGTTATACAATCCTTTAGTTTCCACACATCAACTTGTAGCCAGTTCATCCTTTTCATGGAAAATTGTGATGACAAGGTGCAATCCGAAGCGAAGGGATCACCCTTTCATAGAAGCTGTTTGTCTTGCAAGCGCGTCTGCGTAGCAGAGCTtgttttgggggaaaaaaatcaaagaaataAATGGCCAGTGACATTTGGCACCAAATGGCGGTGACCAATCAAATCATATCCTGCTAATGCCCGATGTTACTACAACTGAAAGTCAGCCCCGTCTCGGCGTTGCATGCATATTATATAGGCAGTTATACATACTCCtttccatcctaaattgtaaaCCGTTTTAGGTTTCGtagattcataaatttttcGATGCAGCTAGcaatatattatatctagactCTATATGCATAATTAAAAATATGaactaaaaaattcaaaaaaactTATAATATGACAGGAGTAGTTGACATGATCAATGTGAGGGGACTCACGCGGCAATGCAGGAGACAGGGAGTTAAAGGCTAAAGACCATGCTAAATGGCAGCGTAGTTGTGTGGTCAAAAGTCCTTTGTCTGGCTGGGTTAAGTCACTCTTAAATAATGagagtttcattctcattaaataGAGTGACATTAAATAGAGTGGCATGTCAACGTTTTTTATGCTGTGGCAAAGAATTAATCAAGGAAGAGATGAATGAGTTTCGTGGTGATCAAACCATGTATACATTATTTCCAACACAATTTGTGTCTTGCATGCAGCCTAGAAAACAACAATAAACAATGTATTATATGAAACTATTTCAATTAAATGTTGACATTTTGGAAACATAAATATAAATCCTTTAGTCTTAGAAGACATATGATGAATTGATGTATGCCAGTTCTGGCCCCTAAACGGAGAAGGCCGGATTGAACGGCCCAAAGAGCTTTCTATTTTCTGTGTGTCATGCGTGGTGGCGCGGTGGCCCCCAGCGCTTACACATCTcggccggcgcggtggcgctCCACGTGGCGCTGAGCTGGCTCGTGGGCCGCAGGTTGGGGCTAGGCCTCCTGCTGGGCGCGTGTCGCTGACTCGCTGGTGCACAGCCTGGTGGGTCATCGTGGTGGCCCAGTTCGTGTACATCGTGACCAGCCCAAGGTGCAGGGATACGTAGGCCTTCTCCGGCCTGTGTGGCTTCTTCAAgctctcggcggcggcgtccgccgtGATGCTGCGCCTAGAGATCTGTGGTACTTCCAGATCCTAGTGTTCATCGCCGGCCTCCTCAGGAACCCGGAGGTCTCCCTCGACTCCCTCTCCATATGGTAACgactggattttttttttttttggcggtGGGTGGAGGCGTGGCTGTGGGGTGCGGGTGGCAGGGGTTCGTGGCGTACCTGCACGTGGGCTGCTACTACGTCGTCGGCGTGCCACTCGGCGTCTCCCTTGGCTTCTACCTCGACCTCGGCGGTCGGCGCCAAGGTATATAGGCTAGCAGCCATGGCAGTCTGAACTCTTGCGATTTGTGAGTTCAGAGTTCCGAATTGAGTTCTCAGTCTGCCATCTGACGTGGTCGAACAGTTAAACGCAGGGGGTTTGGAGCGGCATGGTGGTCGAAGGAACCCTGATGCAGACGCTCATCTTGCTCGTTGTCACACCATCAGAACCGACTGGAACAAGCAGGTCTGCTCACTGCTCGATGCTACTGGGACATATGGCCACTGATGCTGGTCAGCAGTTCAAGAGACTGAACTGAAAATGCTTTATTTGCCGTGTTCTATCTGAGTTCTTGCAGGTGGAGAATGCCAAGGCAAGGCTGGCCAAATGGGGGGACAGGAAGCAGCCTCGGCCACAAGATTACTGTTGAGAGTACACCAAGTGGGTGTCTGGCTCTGATGTAGAATGAATGTTTCTGAATCCAACATATATGCATCGTACGTACGTACTGGTCAGTGTTACGAGTATCTCTggatttcttcctttttgaaaaCCATCTCTGCATTTCTGGTACTGCATGAAGCTGCTTTTGCGGCAGCAGGTTGAATTTGTTGCGGTGGTTAGCATTTGGGTGTCATATGCTGTTGTGGCAACTGACAAGGACCTTGCAGATTCTTTGTGTGCATTGTGCCGCATGCCCGCATTGATGTGCAGTATGCAACCAGTGCAGTTAAATGAGAAGCCTTGCATTGTGCATCGACATTCGACAAGCTGAATACTAATAGTACAAATGCTGCAGCTAAATGCAACCAAGTTTGCATTGACAAGCTACtctctccgttctaaattactattcatttaacttttctagatacatcacttttgatatatatctagacataaatatatatttagtaggaaaatcaaaacgaatggtaatttggaacggagggagtagaaaataCTTGATACATAAAAAGTACACAACAAAAAAGGGTCACTGATTTGACAGTGGAAGTAGTAACTCATAAAAATGTACTGCTTTCTAGTGATCATCTTATCTGAAACCTCTCTATTAGTACTTCGACCAAATTAAGAAGCACTGCAGTACTAGCCGTGCAGCAGTGATGAACTAGTACACCAAGGGAGAGAAGCTAAACTATGTTGGCGCGAGTCCCTGGATCTGATGCATGTGCGAGTGATCACGCGCCTGGTCCATGCATCTCGCACCAAGACAGTGGTCGCTGGTCAGAAAAAGGCAAAGATTCCCCCCCTACTTGGCGAAGACCTTGTCAGTTAAAAAATTCCTAAGCGTTTTCTCATTAACAAAAAACTCCGATTCAGCCGGAAATCTGGAGGCATCTCATCTGTGCAGGTAAATTAATGAGCATGTTTTAGCAGAAGTGACACGCCGAAAATGGTTGCTTCAGAAACGGACACGCTCTTGACGTCCTAAATATTCAAAGACGACGAGCCAAACAGAAAACCCGGAAGCGACAAAAGACACATAGCAGGCTAGCGGCAACCTTTTGCGGTGGCGCCGTGCCCGGACGGCGTCGCCTTTTcacctgccgccgctgccctcaCTCGCTCCCTCATCACCTAATAATGCAAAAAGATCTTGTCGTCACCGAGCGCGAGCGCGACACGGCACAACACATCGCCGTACGATCTTATCACAAGCTACGCGGCCACGCACCAAAACATCTTTGCTTGCGctcgcgcgcggccgccgcggaatACGCATCAGCGTCACGATCGAGATCTCGATCTCTCTATCGATGGGTCGGACGACGGGTGACCACCACGCCGTCGACGGCCGGCTGGAGGCGCTGctctccggcggcgccggcgacggcgagcgcggcggttCCGAGCCATGGCTCCggcgcatggcggcggcggcggcgctggagctgcggctgctggcgcccctcgccgcgccggccgtggTGGTCTACATGCTCATCATCGTCATGTCGTCCACCACGCAGATCGTCTGCGGCCAGCTCGGCAACgtccagctcgccgccgcctccctcggcAACAACGGCATCCAGGTCTTCGCCTACGGCCTCATGGTACGATCGCAACCCTACTGCAACTTACACACTGTGTATACCGTATACGTACGTACACACACATTATGTATACTGTACAGCTCTACGTACGTATACGTCTGTGCATCCGTAGACGACGTAGCTGATGAGCTAGTGGTCGGTGTACGTGCGTGCAGCTGGGGATGGGGAGCGCGGTGGAGACGCTGTGCGGGCAGGCGTACGGCGCCGAGAAGTACGAAATGCTGGGCGTGTACCTGCAGCGCTCGACGGTGCTGCTCATGGCCACCGGCGTGCCGCTCGCCGTCATGTACGCCTTCTCGGAGCCCATCCTCCTGCTGCTCGGCCAGTCGCCGGagatcgccggcgccgccgcggagttCGCCTACGGCCTCATCCCGCAGATCTTCGCCTACGCCGCCAACTTCCCCATTCAGAAGTTTTTGCAGGCGCAGAGCATCGTGGCGCCCAGCGCCTACATCCTCGCCGCCAGCTTCGTGCTCCACGTGGCGCTGAGCTGGCTCGCCGTCTACGTGCTGGGCCTCGGCCTGCTCGGGGCCTCGCTCACGCTCAGCCTCACGTGGTGGGTTCTTGTTCTGGGCCAGTTCGCGTACATTGTGTGGAGCCCGCGGTGCAGGGATACGTGGGCTGGATTTACCTGGGCCGCCTTCGCTGACCTGCCTGGTTTCGCCGGTTTATCCATCGCGTCGGCGGTGATGCTGGCGCTCGAGGTGTGGTATTTCCAGGTGCTCATCCTTCTCGCCGGCATGCTGCCGGACCCGCAGGTCGCGCTGG from Setaria italica strain Yugu1 chromosome II, Setaria_italica_v2.0, whole genome shotgun sequence encodes the following:
- the LOC101757777 gene encoding protein DETOXIFICATION 40 isoform X2; protein product: MGRTTGDHHAVDGRLEALLSGGAGDGERGGSEPWLRRMAAAAALELRLLAPLAAPAVVVYMLIIVMSSTTQIVCGQLGNVQLAAASLGNNGIQVFAYGLMLGMGSAVETLCGQAYGAEKYEMLGVYLQRSTVLLMATGVPLAVMYAFSEPILLLLGQSPEIAGAAAEFAYGLIPQIFAYAANFPIQKFLQAQSIVAPSAYILAASFVLHVALSWLAVYVLGLGLLGASLTLSLTWWVLVLGQFAYIVWSPRCRDTWAGFTWAAFADLPGFAGLSIASAVMLALEVWYFQVLILLAGMLPDPQVALDSLTVCTSIQSWVFMISVGFNAAASVRVGNELGAGNPRSAAFSAWMVTALSAFVSAIAGLVTFLLRDKLSYIFTGGEAVSRAVADLCPLLVGTIAVCGIQPVLSGVAVGCGWQATVAYINIGCYYLIGIPLGVLLGFKFDFGVKGLWGGMIGGKLMQTLILIWITFRTDWNKEVEEARKRLDKWDDTRQPLLANKE
- the LOC101757378 gene encoding uncharacterized protein LOC101757378, which encodes MGNCLETSRRGRSGGGGGSVHYSKTNPVWVEEEVGRKEEEEEEARKGESAPAAGAAATEVKIRITRKQLEELLRRVEDGKESGDGVPVRDVISELLYVASTSSNFRHRDEGQWRPSLQSIPE
- the LOC101757777 gene encoding protein DETOXIFICATION 40 isoform X1, yielding MGRTTGDHHAVDGRLEALLSGGAGDGERGGSEPWLRRMAAAAALELRLLAPLAAPAVVVYMLIIVMSSTTQIVCGQLGNVQLAAASLGNNGIQVFAYGLMLGMGSAVETLCGQAYGAEKYEMLGVYLQRSTVLLMATGVPLAVMYAFSEPILLLLGQSPEIAGAAAEFAYGLIPQIFAYAANFPIQKFLQAQSIVAPSAYILAASFVLHVALSWLAVYVLGLGLLGASLTLSLTWWVLVLGQFAYIVWSPRCRDTWAGFTWAAFADLPGFAGLSIASAVMLALEVWYFQVLILLAGMLPDPQVALDSLTVCTSIQSWVFMISVGFNAAASVRVGNELGAGNPRSAAFSAWMVTALSAFVSAIAGLVTFLLRDKLSYIFTTGEVVSRAVADLCPLLVGTILLCGIQPVLSGVAVGCGWQAMVAYINIGCYYFIGLPLGVLLGFKFDFGIKGLWGGMIGGTLIQTLILIWITLRTDWNKEVEEARKRLDKWDDTRQPLLADKE